A single window of Mycolicibacterium aurum DNA harbors:
- a CDS encoding DUF58 domain-containing protein, with amino-acid sequence MPAAELRWRASPLAGSIATCIAAAIAAAVLTGRWELVAFAAPLLGVLCSVGWQPGAPTVDVTASPPFQRCFEDEQVPVVVTACADDGSDVGVDCSVVPGMELTGGGGSLLLTAARWGRYPVRATVRVAGRGGLIEGTGTVDAAEICVFPLAPPQSTAIPRTDLLDRLGTHRTRYTGPGVEFADIRPYVPGDQLRTVNWPVSARRGTLHVTERLTDRAADVVVIVDTYPQPPGPATAATERTARGAAQVVQSALRYGDRAGLVALGATGTRWLAADIGQRQFYRILDTMLGAADTFDTATGTLAPRSAVPVGAIVIAFSTMLDTQFALAMLDLRKRGHAVVVVDVLDGSPLVGDHDPLVHRMWAMQRSFMYRDMATVGVDIVGWPATATLDQAMALVPVHRTRR; translated from the coding sequence GTGCCCGCGGCGGAATTGCGCTGGCGCGCCTCACCTTTGGCGGGTTCGATCGCCACGTGCATCGCGGCGGCCATCGCCGCCGCAGTGTTGACCGGACGGTGGGAGCTGGTCGCCTTCGCGGCACCTCTGCTCGGGGTGCTGTGTTCGGTCGGCTGGCAGCCGGGGGCACCGACGGTCGACGTGACTGCGAGCCCGCCCTTCCAGCGGTGCTTCGAAGACGAGCAGGTGCCGGTGGTGGTGACGGCATGCGCCGACGACGGCAGCGACGTCGGGGTGGACTGCTCGGTGGTGCCGGGCATGGAGCTCACCGGCGGCGGCGGGTCACTTCTGCTGACGGCGGCGCGGTGGGGCCGCTACCCGGTCCGCGCCACCGTCCGCGTCGCCGGGCGCGGTGGGCTCATCGAGGGCACCGGCACGGTCGACGCTGCCGAGATCTGCGTATTCCCACTCGCCCCACCACAATCCACGGCGATTCCGCGTACCGACCTGCTGGATCGGCTGGGCACCCACCGCACTCGCTACACCGGCCCCGGCGTCGAGTTCGCCGACATCAGACCCTATGTTCCCGGCGACCAGCTGCGCACGGTCAACTGGCCCGTCAGCGCCCGTCGCGGCACTCTGCACGTCACCGAACGGCTCACCGACCGGGCCGCCGACGTCGTGGTGATCGTCGACACCTACCCGCAGCCACCGGGGCCCGCCACCGCGGCGACCGAACGGACGGCCCGCGGCGCCGCCCAGGTGGTGCAGAGCGCTCTGCGCTACGGGGACAGGGCCGGTCTGGTCGCGCTCGGCGCCACGGGCACCCGTTGGCTGGCCGCCGACATCGGGCAGCGGCAGTTCTACCGCATTCTCGACACCATGCTCGGCGCGGCCGACACCTTCGACACCGCGACGGGCACTCTGGCGCCGCGCTCCGCCGTGCCGGTCGGCGCCATCGTCATCGCCTTCTCCACCATGCTCGACACCCAATTCGCCCTCGCGATGCTCGATCTGCGTAAGCGGGGCCATGCCGTCGTGGTCGTGGACGTTCTCGACGGCAGCCCACTCGTCGGCGACCACGACCCACTGGTGCACCGCATGTGGGCGATGCAGCGGTCGTTCATGTACCGCGACATGGCCACCGTCGGTGTCGACATCGTCGGGTGGCCGGCGACCGCGACGCTGGACCAGGCGATGGCGCTGGTCCCGGTGCATCGGACCCGTCGATGA
- a CDS encoding response regulator transcription factor, producing the protein MRDRVDAPPAREGELSIQDGAGRTVLMVDDDPDVRTSVARGLRHSGFDVRVAATGKEALRLLSSESHDALVLDVQMPELDGVAVVTALRALGNDIPICVLSARDTVNDRIAGLEAGADDYLTKPFDLGELVARLHALLRRAHHSDPTSDTMNVGSLTIDTARRLVFVAGERVELTKREFDLLAALAENAGVVLSRQRLLELVWGYDFDVDTNVADVFVSYLRRKLERDGLPRVIHTVRGIGYVLREEP; encoded by the coding sequence ATGCGAGACAGGGTGGATGCTCCTCCCGCTCGTGAGGGGGAGCTGTCCATCCAGGACGGTGCGGGTCGGACGGTATTGATGGTCGACGACGACCCGGATGTCAGGACGTCGGTGGCGCGGGGTCTGCGCCATTCGGGGTTCGACGTCCGGGTCGCGGCGACGGGTAAAGAGGCGTTGCGGCTGCTGTCCAGCGAATCGCACGATGCGCTGGTGCTCGACGTCCAGATGCCCGAGCTCGACGGCGTGGCGGTGGTGACCGCCCTGCGCGCGCTCGGAAACGACATACCGATCTGCGTGCTGTCCGCGCGCGACACCGTCAACGACCGGATCGCCGGGCTCGAAGCGGGCGCCGACGACTACCTGACCAAGCCTTTCGATCTCGGCGAGTTGGTCGCCCGCCTGCATGCGCTGCTGCGCCGCGCCCACCATTCCGATCCGACATCGGACACGATGAACGTCGGGTCGTTGACCATCGACACCGCGCGGCGGCTGGTGTTCGTCGCCGGTGAACGTGTCGAGCTGACCAAGCGGGAGTTCGACCTGCTGGCCGCCCTCGCCGAGAACGCCGGTGTGGTGCTCAGCAGGCAGCGCCTGCTGGAACTGGTGTGGGGCTACGACTTCGACGTCGACACCAACGTCGCCGACGTGTTCGTCTCCTACCTGCGCCGGAAGCTGGAGCGCGACGGCCTGCCTCGCGTGATCCACACGGTGCGCGGCATCGGGTACGTGCTGCGCGAAGAGCCGTGA
- a CDS encoding hemophore codes for MNSLWGSTSSNSRPGAHGTRQGKVRAVAARALVLAGAGFLAVLGLSGHAAPSATAAPDPCAASQVAKTVAMVATHTGNYLEANPRANQAITAISQQQGGPQSVAALKTYFDANPVVAGDLQRLQQPLVALSATCKLPVTLPQLFGLMQAAQQSQVVPTSQNAAVATGTAGPLPAPGAAGTR; via the coding sequence ATGAATTCGCTGTGGGGATCGACCTCGTCCAATTCCCGGCCCGGCGCACATGGGACGCGCCAGGGCAAAGTCCGTGCGGTAGCGGCGCGGGCCCTCGTTCTCGCCGGCGCCGGTTTCCTCGCCGTGCTCGGACTGTCGGGGCACGCGGCGCCGTCGGCGACCGCTGCCCCCGATCCGTGCGCGGCCAGCCAGGTGGCCAAGACGGTGGCGATGGTGGCCACCCATACCGGTAACTATCTGGAAGCCAACCCGCGGGCGAACCAGGCCATCACCGCGATCTCGCAACAGCAGGGCGGCCCGCAGTCCGTCGCTGCGCTCAAGACCTATTTCGACGCCAACCCGGTGGTCGCCGGCGACCTGCAGCGACTGCAGCAGCCGCTGGTCGCCCTGTCGGCCACGTGCAAGCTGCCCGTGACGCTGCCCCAGCTGTTCGGACTGATGCAGGCCGCGCAGCAGAGCCAGGTGGTACCGACGTCCCAGAACGCCGCCGTCGCCACCGGGACCGCAGGCCCGCTGCCTGCGCCGGGCGCCGCGGGCACTCGCTGA
- a CDS encoding M13 family metallopeptidase — MTLEATANLKSGIDLRYVDAQARPQDDLFGHVNGRWLSEYQIPADRATDGAFRTLYDRAEEQIRDLITQAAESNAPAGTDEQRIGDLYASFMDEQTVRERGLTPLLDELATIDAADTRDALAAVMGSLQRTGIGGGVGVYVDTDSKNSERYLLHLSQSGIGLPDESYFRDEQHAEILAAYPAHIAAMFARVFGGDQSDAAAAVVALETKIAAAHWDVVKRRDADLTYNLRTFADVVDEAPGFDWTGWISALGASAEQAAEVVVRQPDFLTALAALWADESLDDWKNWLRWRVIHARTFLLTDELIAEDFSFYGRKLSGTEEIRERWKRGVSVTESLLGEALGRLYVDRHFPPQAKERMDELVANLREAYRVSINTLDWMTPQTREKALVKLDKFTPKIGYPNKWRDYSSLVIARDDLYGNYRNGYALENDRELAKLGGPVDRDEWFMTPQTVNAYYNPGMNEIVFPAAILQPPFFDADADDAANYGGIGAVIGHEIGHGFDDQGAKYDGDGNLVDWWTDDDRAEFGLRTKALIEQYEEFVPRGLEPSHHVNGAFTVGENIGDLGGLSIALLAYRLSLGDDEAPVLDGLTGEQRVFYGWAQVWRTKSREAEAIRRLAVDPHSPAEFRCNGVIRNMDAFYTAFEVSQDDELYLEPERRVHIWN; from the coding sequence GTGACGCTAGAAGCTACTGCGAACCTCAAGTCCGGAATCGACCTGCGCTACGTCGACGCACAGGCCCGTCCCCAGGACGACCTGTTCGGTCACGTCAACGGCCGCTGGCTCAGCGAGTACCAGATCCCCGCCGATCGGGCCACCGACGGCGCGTTCCGCACGCTGTACGACCGCGCCGAGGAGCAGATCCGCGACCTGATCACCCAGGCCGCTGAGTCCAATGCGCCGGCGGGCACCGACGAGCAGCGCATCGGCGACCTCTACGCCAGTTTCATGGACGAGCAGACCGTGCGCGAGCGGGGTCTGACACCGCTGCTCGACGAGCTGGCGACCATCGACGCCGCGGACACCCGTGACGCACTGGCCGCGGTCATGGGTTCGCTGCAGCGCACCGGCATCGGCGGCGGCGTCGGCGTCTACGTCGATACCGACTCCAAGAACTCCGAGCGCTACCTGCTGCACCTGAGCCAGTCCGGGATCGGGCTGCCCGACGAGTCCTACTTCCGCGACGAGCAGCATGCCGAGATCCTGGCCGCCTACCCCGCGCACATCGCCGCGATGTTCGCACGCGTCTTTGGCGGTGATCAGTCCGACGCCGCCGCCGCCGTGGTCGCACTGGAGACCAAGATCGCGGCCGCGCACTGGGATGTGGTGAAGCGCCGCGACGCCGACCTGACCTACAACCTGCGTACGTTCGCCGACGTGGTCGACGAGGCACCGGGCTTCGACTGGACGGGGTGGATTTCCGCCCTCGGCGCCAGCGCGGAGCAGGCGGCCGAGGTGGTGGTTCGGCAGCCGGACTTCCTGACCGCGTTGGCCGCCCTGTGGGCTGATGAGAGCCTCGACGACTGGAAGAACTGGTTGCGCTGGCGGGTCATCCACGCGCGCACGTTTCTGCTCACCGACGAGCTGATCGCCGAGGACTTCTCGTTCTACGGCCGCAAGCTCTCGGGCACCGAGGAGATCCGGGAGCGCTGGAAGCGCGGCGTGTCGGTGACCGAGAGCCTGCTGGGCGAGGCGCTGGGCCGGCTGTATGTGGATAGGCACTTCCCGCCGCAGGCCAAGGAGCGGATGGACGAGCTGGTCGCGAATCTGCGCGAGGCCTATCGGGTCAGCATCAACACGCTGGACTGGATGACGCCGCAGACCCGCGAGAAGGCGCTGGTCAAGCTCGACAAGTTCACGCCGAAGATCGGCTATCCGAACAAGTGGCGCGACTACTCGTCGCTGGTGATCGCGCGCGACGACCTGTACGGCAACTACCGCAACGGCTATGCGCTCGAAAACGACCGTGAGCTGGCGAAGCTGGGTGGCCCGGTGGACCGCGACGAGTGGTTCATGACGCCTCAGACCGTCAACGCCTATTACAACCCCGGCATGAACGAGATCGTGTTCCCGGCCGCGATCCTGCAGCCGCCGTTCTTCGACGCCGACGCCGACGACGCCGCCAACTACGGCGGTATCGGCGCGGTCATCGGGCACGAGATCGGGCACGGCTTCGACGACCAGGGCGCCAAGTACGACGGCGACGGCAACCTGGTGGACTGGTGGACCGACGACGATCGTGCCGAATTCGGGCTCCGCACAAAGGCGTTGATCGAGCAGTACGAGGAGTTCGTGCCGCGCGGTCTGGAACCCTCACATCACGTCAACGGCGCCTTCACCGTCGGCGAGAACATCGGCGATCTCGGCGGGCTCTCCATCGCCCTGCTCGCGTATCGCCTGTCCCTCGGTGACGACGAGGCCCCGGTGCTCGACGGGCTGACCGGCGAGCAGCGGGTCTTCTACGGCTGGGCGCAGGTGTGGCGCACGAAATCGCGTGAAGCCGAAGCGATCCGACGCCTCGCAGTGGATCCGCATTCGCCGGCGGAGTTCCGCTGCAACGGCGTGATACGCAACATGGACGCGTTCTACACTGCGTTCGAGGTCAGCCAGGACGACGAGCTCTACCTGGAACCCGAACGCCGCGTTCATATCTGGAACTGA
- a CDS encoding heme-binding protein: MVFSAPIVRRAVAGALGAGAVTGAALFGVLGALPAASAQPAPPPPPNCTSADFSGVASGVSAASSAYLFTHPDVNAFFTGLHGAPRAQLEAEIAEYFANHPQVQAELTGIRAPLNDIKHRCGFTPDDPDGPNF; the protein is encoded by the coding sequence ATGGTGTTCTCGGCCCCCATCGTCCGCCGCGCGGTAGCGGGCGCGCTGGGCGCGGGCGCGGTGACCGGAGCTGCGCTGTTCGGCGTGCTCGGTGCCCTGCCCGCCGCCTCGGCGCAGCCCGCCCCTCCTCCGCCGCCGAACTGCACGTCGGCCGACTTCTCGGGCGTCGCCTCCGGCGTCTCGGCCGCGTCGTCGGCCTACCTCTTCACCCACCCCGACGTGAACGCGTTCTTCACCGGTCTGCACGGTGCGCCGCGCGCTCAGCTCGAAGCCGAGATCGCCGAGTACTTCGCCAACCACCCGCAGGTGCAGGCCGAACTGACCGGGATCCGGGCTCCGCTCAACGACATCAAGCATCGCTGCGGCTTCACGCCCGATGACCCCGACGGACCGAACTTCTAA
- a CDS encoding HAMP domain-containing sensor histidine kinase — translation MKLPRFLRSASLRTRVAIAAAAAAAAVVAAFTILTSVVLANNDEAQLDRRLDAIVDASMFPDELTDPRRGVLQTGRSRSSGQVVFQRGFQLPALPPGTNTVTVNGVEYRVRTIPVEEDRGVLMSIGIRADSILLSAARIPLYIGVGVGTVLLAGVLGWLLAGPAIRPLRKLTEHTKQLGQGTEQIPVVHGVREAEDLSEAMGAMLDRLTAAQRATTNSLQAAQDFAANAAHELRTPLTAMRADLDTLRIHNLPEEEREEVVADLSRAQRRVEGIITALGQLASGELAQAEDRDVIDVTDMLDRVARENMRVRRDVQIDIEVADDLGTVMGWPSGLRLAVDNLVRNAVTHGGATRIVLAAHRTDIGVTIVVDDNGRGLPVEEHQTVLGRFSRGSNAVPGGSGLGLALVAQQATLHGGAIALTDSPLGGLRATLTVSSSPATQHDSDS, via the coding sequence CTGAAGCTGCCCAGGTTTCTCAGGTCGGCCTCGCTGCGCACGCGCGTGGCGATCGCGGCCGCCGCTGCCGCCGCGGCCGTCGTCGCGGCGTTCACCATCCTCACGTCGGTGGTCTTGGCCAACAACGATGAGGCACAACTCGATCGGCGTCTGGACGCGATAGTCGACGCCAGCATGTTCCCCGACGAGCTCACCGATCCGCGGCGTGGCGTCCTGCAGACGGGACGGTCCCGGTCGTCCGGCCAGGTGGTGTTCCAGCGCGGCTTCCAGCTCCCGGCTCTGCCGCCGGGGACCAACACCGTCACGGTCAACGGAGTCGAGTACCGCGTACGGACGATTCCGGTCGAAGAGGACCGCGGAGTGCTGATGTCGATCGGCATCCGAGCCGACAGCATCCTGTTGAGCGCCGCCAGGATTCCGCTCTATATCGGCGTCGGGGTCGGCACGGTCCTGCTCGCCGGCGTCCTGGGCTGGTTGCTGGCCGGGCCGGCGATCCGACCGCTGCGCAAGCTGACCGAGCACACCAAACAGCTGGGTCAGGGAACCGAGCAGATTCCGGTGGTGCACGGGGTGCGTGAGGCCGAGGATCTGTCCGAGGCGATGGGCGCGATGCTGGACCGCCTGACCGCGGCGCAGCGTGCCACCACCAACTCGCTGCAGGCTGCTCAGGACTTCGCCGCCAACGCCGCCCATGAGCTGCGCACACCACTCACGGCGATGCGCGCCGATCTCGACACCCTGCGTATCCACAACCTGCCCGAGGAGGAACGCGAGGAAGTGGTTGCCGATCTGTCGCGCGCGCAGCGCCGCGTGGAGGGCATCATCACCGCGCTCGGCCAGCTCGCCTCGGGTGAGTTGGCGCAGGCCGAGGACCGCGACGTGATCGACGTGACCGACATGCTCGACCGGGTGGCGCGCGAGAACATGCGCGTGCGGCGCGACGTGCAGATCGACATCGAAGTGGCCGACGACCTCGGCACCGTGATGGGCTGGCCCAGCGGGCTGCGGCTGGCGGTGGACAACCTGGTGCGCAATGCGGTCACCCATGGCGGCGCCACCCGCATCGTGCTCGCCGCGCACCGCACCGACATCGGGGTGACCATCGTCGTCGACGACAACGGACGGGGGCTGCCCGTCGAGGAACACCAGACGGTGCTCGGCCGCTTCTCCCGCGGCAGCAATGCCGTCCCGGGCGGCTCAGGCCTCGGGCTGGCGCTGGTGGCTCAGCAGGCGACGTTGCACGGTGGAGCGATCGCGCTCACCGACAGTCCGCTCGGTGGCCTGCGGGCCACCCTGACTGTGTCGTCATCACCTGCGACACAACATGATTCGGACTCATGA
- a CDS encoding transcriptional regulator — MTPNLSDTHDVRGNSRDTDRGDASQASSRNRAVAPPLDSRPVEFWPTAAIRAALENDDLAVWQRIVVAIKRDPFGRTARQVEEVLETARPYGVSRAMSEVLIRTREHLVANECAEVARHVHLLLERSGLGEQEFASRIGVPAEDFAAYLRGTTSPAASLMIRMGRLSDRFAKMRSQRHND; from the coding sequence GTGACCCCGAACTTGTCCGACACCCACGATGTTCGGGGGAACAGCCGCGACACCGATCGTGGCGACGCATCGCAGGCGTCGTCACGCAACCGCGCCGTGGCCCCTCCGCTGGACAGCAGGCCGGTCGAATTCTGGCCGACCGCCGCCATCCGGGCAGCCTTGGAGAACGACGACCTGGCGGTCTGGCAGCGCATCGTCGTGGCCATCAAGCGCGATCCGTTCGGCAGGACCGCGCGCCAGGTCGAAGAGGTCCTCGAGACGGCCCGGCCCTACGGGGTGTCGCGGGCGATGTCGGAGGTGCTGATCCGCACCCGCGAGCATCTGGTGGCCAACGAGTGCGCCGAGGTGGCACGCCATGTGCATCTGCTGCTGGAGCGGTCGGGGCTGGGCGAGCAGGAGTTCGCCTCCCGCATCGGGGTTCCCGCCGAGGATTTCGCCGCCTATCTGCGCGGCACCACGAGCCCGGCGGCCTCGCTGATGATCAGGATGGGCCGGCTGTCCGACCGGTTCGCCAAGATGCGCTCGCAGCGCCACAACGACTGA
- a CDS encoding MMPL family transporter: MLRVSSNLRRFRWAVFAVWLLLLVPAVYLALNQSNHLTGGGFEVKGSQSLYVQHQLEDQFPDQGASPLALVAAPRPDASFEDMNAAVAYLESLAAEVPSVTVVPTPGQPPPQPDRPYVITLQLDFENTGAVDIAKQLREKVGVDGEEPGEMENGKVRLYVIGQGALGAAATEATKHDIAQAEKWNFPIVLLILLAVFGSLAAAAMPLLLGICTVVVTMGLVFLLSMYTTMSVFVTSTVSMFGIAVAIDYSLFILMRFREELRAGREPEDAADAAMATSGLAVVLSGLTVIASVTGIYLINTPVLQSMATGAILAVAVAVLTSTTLTPAVLATFGRRAAKRSSYLHWGRGVEATQSKFWSRWTGWVMRRPWLSALAAAAVLLTFAAPAFSMLLGNSMQRQFEPTHEIRGGVNAAAEALGPGSLGPIRVLVTFPDGNAASAPAKEPLLESLRQTMSQAPNTVSVSPPVFGTDYRSALLSAVLSVDPEDMGARDTIDWMREQLPPVAGEMARVDVGGPTALIKDFDDRVAHTQPLVFLFVALIAFVMLLISIRSVFLAFKGVLMTVLSVAAAYGSLVVVFQWGWLSDLGFKQIESLDSTIPPLVLALTFGLSMDYEIFLLTRIRERFLQTGNTRDAVAYGVSTSARTITSAALIMIAVFIGFAFAGMPLVAQLGVACAVAIAVDATIVRLVLVPALMAMFDEWNWWLPSWLDRILPSVDFEKPLPMADIGDLVIIPDDISALAPSGSDLRTVVKSAAKLKTLAPQLITVADPLAFSGCQPCLKMTGNRAGRDERITVAVSNRAHGKTVAVKLPKHPVTMWRGRLDVALDALAVARMAAETAGTDQTPIERISPMETTNVLLPTGDRLQIPTGAETLRLKSFLIMARNSTRDYTEFAELVDSMDSNTAAEVLASMDRYYSGPPARTHWMATQLVRRLAEPAPSDGPDIAAAGADGETQWAGVRQRCLSVAVAMLEETR, from the coding sequence ATGTTGCGCGTGAGCAGCAACCTGCGCAGGTTCCGCTGGGCGGTTTTCGCAGTCTGGCTGTTACTTCTGGTGCCGGCGGTATATCTGGCGCTCAATCAATCGAACCACCTCACCGGCGGTGGATTCGAAGTCAAGGGATCGCAGTCCCTGTACGTGCAGCATCAGCTCGAAGACCAATTCCCCGACCAGGGCGCCTCTCCGTTGGCGCTGGTGGCCGCGCCCCGTCCTGACGCGTCGTTCGAGGACATGAACGCGGCCGTCGCGTATCTGGAGAGCCTCGCGGCCGAGGTGCCGAGTGTCACCGTCGTCCCCACCCCCGGTCAGCCGCCGCCGCAGCCCGACCGCCCGTACGTCATCACCTTGCAGCTGGACTTCGAGAACACCGGCGCCGTCGACATCGCCAAGCAGTTGCGCGAGAAGGTCGGGGTCGATGGCGAAGAACCGGGCGAGATGGAGAACGGCAAGGTCCGTCTCTACGTCATCGGTCAGGGCGCGCTGGGCGCCGCGGCGACCGAGGCCACCAAGCACGACATCGCCCAGGCCGAGAAGTGGAACTTCCCCATCGTCCTGCTCATCCTGCTGGCGGTGTTCGGCTCGCTGGCTGCGGCCGCGATGCCGCTGCTGCTGGGCATCTGCACGGTCGTCGTGACCATGGGTCTGGTGTTCCTGCTGTCGATGTACACCACGATGTCGGTGTTCGTGACGTCGACGGTGTCGATGTTCGGCATCGCGGTGGCGATCGACTACTCCCTGTTCATCCTGATGCGGTTCCGGGAGGAGCTGCGCGCCGGCCGAGAACCCGAGGACGCCGCCGACGCCGCGATGGCCACGTCCGGCCTGGCGGTGGTGCTGTCGGGTCTGACGGTGATCGCATCGGTGACGGGCATCTACCTGATCAACACCCCGGTGCTGCAGTCGATGGCGACCGGCGCCATCCTGGCGGTCGCGGTGGCGGTGCTCACCTCCACGACACTGACGCCGGCGGTGCTGGCGACGTTCGGCCGCAGGGCCGCCAAGCGGTCGTCGTACCTGCACTGGGGTCGCGGCGTTGAGGCCACGCAGTCCAAGTTCTGGAGCCGCTGGACGGGCTGGGTCATGCGCAGGCCGTGGCTGTCGGCGCTGGCGGCCGCCGCGGTGCTGCTGACCTTCGCCGCGCCGGCGTTCTCGATGCTGCTGGGCAACAGCATGCAGCGCCAGTTCGAGCCGACGCACGAGATCCGGGGCGGGGTCAACGCCGCCGCCGAGGCCCTCGGCCCGGGCTCCCTCGGCCCGATCCGGGTTCTCGTCACATTCCCCGACGGCAACGCCGCATCCGCGCCCGCGAAAGAGCCGCTACTGGAATCGCTGCGGCAGACGATGTCGCAGGCCCCGAACACGGTGTCGGTGTCGCCGCCGGTGTTCGGTACCGATTACCGCAGTGCGCTGCTGTCGGCGGTGCTCTCGGTGGACCCGGAGGACATGGGTGCCCGCGACACCATCGACTGGATGCGGGAGCAGCTGCCACCCGTCGCCGGTGAGATGGCCCGCGTGGACGTCGGCGGCCCGACCGCGCTGATCAAGGACTTCGACGACCGCGTCGCGCACACCCAGCCGCTGGTGTTCCTGTTCGTGGCGCTGATCGCGTTCGTGATGCTGCTGATCTCGATCCGGTCGGTGTTCCTGGCGTTCAAGGGCGTCCTGATGACGGTGCTCTCCGTGGCGGCCGCCTATGGCTCTCTGGTGGTGGTGTTCCAGTGGGGCTGGCTGTCCGATCTGGGCTTCAAGCAGATCGAATCGCTGGACAGCACCATCCCTCCGCTGGTCCTGGCGCTGACCTTCGGGTTGTCGATGGACTACGAGATCTTCCTGCTGACCCGGATTCGGGAGCGCTTCCTGCAGACCGGCAACACCCGCGACGCGGTGGCCTACGGTGTCTCGACCAGCGCACGCACCATCACCAGCGCCGCGCTGATCATGATCGCGGTGTTCATCGGGTTCGCGTTCGCCGGCATGCCGCTGGTGGCCCAGCTCGGGGTGGCGTGCGCCGTCGCGATCGCGGTGGACGCCACGATCGTGCGGCTGGTCCTGGTGCCCGCGCTGATGGCGATGTTCGACGAGTGGAACTGGTGGCTGCCCAGCTGGCTCGACCGCATCCTGCCGTCCGTGGACTTCGAGAAGCCGCTGCCGATGGCCGACATCGGCGACCTGGTGATCATCCCGGACGACATCTCGGCGCTGGCTCCGTCCGGGTCAGACCTGCGCACCGTGGTCAAATCGGCGGCTAAGCTGAAAACGCTTGCACCACAACTGATCACGGTTGCCGACCCACTGGCGTTCAGCGGCTGCCAACCCTGCTTGAAGATGACGGGCAATCGTGCGGGCCGGGACGAGCGGATCACCGTCGCCGTCAGCAACCGGGCCCACGGCAAGACCGTGGCGGTCAAACTGCCCAAACACCCCGTGACGATGTGGCGCGGACGGCTCGATGTGGCGCTCGACGCGCTGGCGGTGGCGCGGATGGCGGCCGAGACGGCCGGCACCGACCAGACGCCGATCGAGCGGATCAGCCCGATGGAGACCACCAACGTGCTGTTGCCCACCGGAGACCGGCTGCAGATCCCCACCGGAGCCGAGACCCTGCGGCTCAAGAGCTTCCTGATCATGGCGCGCAACAGCACGCGCGACTACACCGAGTTCGCCGAGTTGGTCGACTCGATGGACAGCAACACCGCGGCTGAAGTGCTGGCGAGCATGGACCGGTACTACTCTGGTCCACCGGCACGTACGCACTGGATGGCGACCCAGCTGGTGCGCCGACTGGCCGAACCTGCCCCGTCCGACGGGCCCGACATCGCGGCGGCCGGGGCCGACGGTGAGACTCAATGGGCCGGCGTACGACAACGCTGTCTGTCGGTGGCGGTGGCCATGCTGGAGGAGACGAGGTGA
- a CDS encoding virginiamycin B lyase family protein: MSRALDIPVAGGPYAIAQGPDGAMWVTLVHSGEIARIAPSGELDIHPVHPLSKPSIIVAAPDGAMWFTRNGDDRIGRIAVDGAQREIELPHGSAPFGLCVGPDDALWFTTMTSGTVSRIGAGDDVDVVAVPRGGPAMITAGPDDAMWFTLNESSAIGRVDMAGDMSIRQTPTPTAGPVGITATHDDAVWFTEIRAGKLGRIPMNEAIQELELPGKPHAVVADRADGVWVSLWETDQIARVSADGEVTMIDLPAGSEPHGLTVAADGALWVALEAGYVWRLPTG; the protein is encoded by the coding sequence GTGAGCCGAGCCCTCGACATCCCGGTTGCCGGCGGCCCGTACGCGATTGCCCAAGGACCGGACGGTGCCATGTGGGTGACACTGGTCCACAGCGGGGAGATCGCGCGCATCGCGCCGAGCGGCGAACTCGACATCCATCCGGTGCACCCCCTGAGCAAGCCATCCATCATCGTGGCAGCCCCGGACGGCGCCATGTGGTTCACCCGCAACGGTGATGATCGGATCGGCCGCATCGCGGTGGACGGTGCGCAGCGTGAGATCGAATTGCCGCACGGTAGCGCACCTTTCGGACTCTGCGTAGGTCCCGACGACGCACTGTGGTTCACCACGATGACGTCCGGCACCGTGAGTCGGATCGGAGCCGGCGATGACGTGGACGTGGTGGCTGTTCCCCGCGGTGGCCCGGCGATGATCACCGCGGGCCCCGACGACGCGATGTGGTTCACCCTCAACGAGAGCAGCGCCATCGGGCGCGTGGACATGGCAGGCGACATGAGCATCCGGCAGACCCCGACCCCGACGGCGGGGCCCGTCGGCATCACGGCGACACACGATGATGCGGTGTGGTTCACCGAAATTCGGGCAGGCAAGCTCGGCCGCATCCCGATGAACGAGGCGATTCAGGAACTCGAACTGCCGGGCAAGCCCCACGCGGTGGTGGCCGACCGGGCCGACGGCGTCTGGGTCAGCCTGTGGGAAACCGACCAGATCGCACGCGTCAGCGCCGACGGCGAGGTCACGATGATCGACCTTCCCGCGGGCAGCGAGCCGCACGGCCTCACGGTGGCGGCCGACGGCGCGCTGTGGGTCGCCCTCGAAGCGGGCTACGTCTGGCGCCTACCCACCGGCTGA